The sequence below is a genomic window from Pseudorca crassidens isolate mPseCra1 chromosome 7, mPseCra1.hap1, whole genome shotgun sequence.
taacaaaatattgagtaaagAAGAGCAGAAAGCTTTAGAGAAACCATTTTATTTCAGTATAACTCCAGATTTTTCAGGAAAAATGCCCTCTAAACGTGACTCATGTAGAATGAATTTGCCGGTTGTTTCTGAATTAATTCTTAGTGATAGGAATTATTCACGAAACAAGACTGACTACATAAATGTATGTGAGAAGTTGCAGCTGGATATTCAGCATGAGAAAACTCATACTGGAGAGCAGTGttacaaatataatgaaaatatgaaagcTCTCAGTTATGTGAAAGATCATCATAAATTTCAAACTCTGGAGCAATCTTTTGAATGTAATGAATATGGAAAAGTTTTACATGATGAGACCATCTGTGTTACAGCTAAGAGTTCAGTAAAAGGAGAGGAATCCTGTAAGGATAATGAATTTAGGGGAAATTGTGATAAAGCAGCTCTTTTTAACCACATGAGAACTGGCACAAGGAAGAAATGCTTTGATCTTAATGAATGTGGTAAATCCTGTGAATACAATGAGGTTCACATGGCTTTGGCACACTATGAATGTAATGAAAGTGGGAATAACTTCAGTGGGAATTCACCCCTCACTCAGCCTCAGAGAACTGTTACAGGACAAGGTGCCTTTGAAAGCAGTAAGTGTGAAGAAAACTTGAGCCAGAGCTCAGGCCGTATAGTACATCAGAAGACACAAACTAGAGATACATTCTGTGTTTATAATGGATTTACAAACACCATCTACCAGAAGTTAGACTTTACAgtacatcagagaattcacaaagaagagaaattctatcaatgtgataaatacGAGAAATCCTCCTATCAGAACTCAGCCCTCAGTGTACATCAGCAGTGTGACACAGGAGAGAAGTCATTTGAACTTACTGAATGCAGGAAATCATTTTACCAGAAAGCACACCTCATTCAGCATCAGAGGACCCACCCAGGggagaaaccttatgaatgtgAGGAATGTGGGAAATCCTTTTGTTCATATTCACATCCTATTCATTATCCTGGAACTCATATGGGAGTCAATCTgtatgaatgtaatgaatgtgggaaaactTTCGCTGATAATTCAACCCTCAGAgcacatcagagaattcacacagaGGAGAAACCCTTCAAATGTAATGACTGTGAGAGGTCTTTTGCCCATAATTCAGCCCGCAGAGCACATCAGAGAACTCACACAGGTGAGAAACCATATGAGTGTAATGACTGTGAGAAAACTTTTGCCCATAATTCCACCCTCAGAGCACATCAGAAAATTCACACTGGGGTGAAACTCTacaaatgtaatgaatgtgggaaaactTTTTCCCAGAAGACACGTCTTAGTACACATCAGAGGATTCACACAGGTGAGAAACCCTATGGATgtagtgaatgtgggaaaaccttcTCCCAGAAATCATACCTCAGTGGACATGAGAGAATTCACAAAGGGGAAAAACcttatgaatgtaatgaatgtgggaaaactTTTGTCTATAAGGCAGCCCTCATTGTCCATCAAAgaattcacacaggagaaaaaccctatgaatgtaatgaatgtgggaaaactTTCTCCCAGAGGACACACCTCTATGCACATCAGAGAACTCACACAGGggagaaaccttatgaatgtaaggaatgtgggaaaactTTTGCAGATAATTCAGCCCTCAGGgcacatcagagaattcacaaaggggagaaaccctatgaatgtagtgaatgtgggaaaacTTTCTCCAAGACATCACACCTCAGAGCACATCTGAGGACTCGCACaggggagaaaccctatgaatgtaatgaatgtgggaaaactTTCTCCCAGAAGTCGTATGTTAGTgcacatcagagaattcacacaggGGAGAAACCTTACGAATGTAACATATGTGGGAAACCTTTTGCCCATAATTCAACCCTCAGAgtacatcagagaattcacacaggTGTAAAATCCTacaaatgtaatgaatgtgggaaaactTTCTCTCAGAAGTCACACCTTAGTgcacatcagagaattcacacaggagagaaaccctatgagtgtaatgaatgtgggaaagcttttGCCCAAAATTCAACTCTAGGAGTACACCTGAGAATTCACACAGGTGAGAGACCCTACAAATGTTATGAATGTGGAAAAACCTTTGTCCGTAAGGCAGCTCTTAGAGTACATCACACCAGAATGCACTCCAGAGAGAAAACCCTTGCATGTAATGAATTTGGGATGTGCTAAGGGAAGTTACACCTTATTAGTTAACACAGTAGAAAAGCTCAAGTCACATAGACTGGCAAATTATTTTCCttaactgtttccttttccaCTGAGCACATAGCTTGTCTTAGTTTCCCAATTTTTCCTTCGTCTGGGTGGGGCTGGTCATGGAGTATGATGCTATTACATTTAAGTAATAAATGGCCTTAATAAGTCACGTTACATTCTTCCTATCCTGTGTTATACTGGAATTGAGAGATTTCCATGGCAGACTTGGGTGCTGTGTATTAAATATGGCAGAGCACAAGGTGAAAGAAGCTAGAGTCAATAACTGAGTGAAACAATTCTCCACTGACAGATCTTCACCaattgtttttttggggttttttgttgtttttttaagccaGAATTAAGTTTTTATTCTGTTGAGCTCTTAAAGATTTTGGCCTGTTGGTTAAATGCATATAGCTTAGCCAACTGTCTGTTGAGTTGGATGAAACCAATGAATATAATAAATGTCAGAAGACCTTTAAGAATTTAACCTATAGGTTTGTATCAGAGATTTTTCATGGGGAAGAAAACTTCTGTCAATATCCTAAATGATCAGAAGGCttcaataaaaatcagaaatctcAGGGAAAAACACAAAAGTCTTTTCTGCAGAGTAAACTTCTTTAAACATCAAATAGTTAAGATTAGACTAAAATCTTATATTTtgataaatgacatttttaaacaattactGAGTTTGCTTCAGATAAATTTTTTCTGAGGGAATGTATGAGTTtcagaattgaaaataaaattctcagaaCTGATGTACCAAAATTTGTGTTTTATATGTAATATCAAGTTTTATAGAAActatataagaatatattttcctGTACACAAACTCATTATGTAATGTGAAGTTTTTGAGATGGAAGGATAACTTGAATTCTGTGGACAACACCAATAAATATTTGACTAGTCTCCGAGCTATGTGGTACATCTGTATGAGTCTGTGTAACAGAGGATTCATTATTGCTGGTGAGTTCTAGTAGAAGGCAGTAGCCAAACCTGCTCTGGactgttcctttcctttttttgagTGACAGTCTATGTCCTTCTGTTGGCTTTGCTCTAAAAGCTTGATGCCGTATATATGTATCTAATATAGCCTGCCTGCTATGTCTGAATATTAGTCTGGCCTTGTTTTTCTGGAACATCCATCAGATTTCTCAAGCATTCTTGTGTGTttagggggaggggtgggtgttGATTCTTAAAAGGTTTGGGGGCCTACATTTTATGCCACTCTTGTGGTTCATTTTGTAATTATAAAGCAAGTCCTCTTATATGCATGTAGCCTGAGCATCCTGTCTAGGGTCTTTTTCCAATCTCAAGATGCTTGCTCACACTGCAGCATTGCAAACCATTGATATTTTTGGAATTGGAATGAAAATAGGGACTACTTCCATGTCATATGCACTGCACTGGTATTGAAAAGCAGACTTACTTTTGGGGAAACAATATATGTACTATAGTCTtggccaagaaaatatttgatcaATCTGCTGT
It includes:
- the ZNF658 gene encoding zinc finger protein 658 isoform X1; translated protein: MNTAQGSVSFEDVTVEFTQDEWQYVGPALRTLYKDVMLENYSHLVSLVVTFAGYCIIKPQVIFKLEHGEEPWPSEEEFLNQKYPGCYRVDVHIEENQERQEKPLWQVVFTDNKILSKEEQKALEKPFYFSITPDFSGKMPSKRDSCRMNLPVVSELILSDRNYSRNKTDYINVCEKLQLDIQHEKTHTGEQCYKYNENMKALSYVKDHHKFQTLEQSFECNEYGKVLHDETICVTAKSSVKGEESCKDNEFRGNCDKAALFNHMRTGTRKKCFDLNECGKSCEYNEVHMALAHYECNESGNNFSGNSPLTQPQRTVTGQGAFESSKCEENLSQSSGRIVHQKTQTRDTFCVYNGFTNTIYQKLDFTVHQRIHKEEKFYQCDKYEKSSYQNSALSVHQQCDTGEKSFELTECRKSFYQKAHLIQHQRTHPGEKPYECEECGKSFCSYSHPIHYPGTHMGVNLYECNECGKTFADNSTLRAHQRIHTEEKPFKCNDCERSFAHNSARRAHQRTHTGEKPYECNDCEKTFAHNSTLRAHQKIHTGVKLYKCNECGKTFSQKTRLSTHQRIHTGEKPYGCSECGKTFSQKSYLSGHERIHKGEKPYECNECGKTFVYKAALIVHQRIHTGEKPYECNECGKTFSQRTHLYAHQRTHTGEKPYECKECGKTFADNSALRAHQRIHKGEKPYECSECGKTFSKTSHLRAHLRTRTGEKPYECNECGKTFSQKSYVSAHQRIHTGEKPYECNICGKPFAHNSTLRVHQRIHTGVKSYKCNECGKTFSQKSHLSAHQRIHTGEKPYECNECGKAFAQNSTLGVHLRIHTGERPYKCYECGKTFVRKAALRVHHTRMHSREKTLACNEFGMC
- the ZNF658 gene encoding zinc finger protein 658 isoform X2, with amino-acid sequence MNTAQGSVSFEDVTVEFTQDEWQYVGPALRTLYKDVMLENYSHLVSLGYCIIKPQVIFKLEHGEEPWPSEEEFLNQKYPGCYRVDVHIEENQERQEKPLWQVVFTDNKILSKEEQKALEKPFYFSITPDFSGKMPSKRDSCRMNLPVVSELILSDRNYSRNKTDYINVCEKLQLDIQHEKTHTGEQCYKYNENMKALSYVKDHHKFQTLEQSFECNEYGKVLHDETICVTAKSSVKGEESCKDNEFRGNCDKAALFNHMRTGTRKKCFDLNECGKSCEYNEVHMALAHYECNESGNNFSGNSPLTQPQRTVTGQGAFESSKCEENLSQSSGRIVHQKTQTRDTFCVYNGFTNTIYQKLDFTVHQRIHKEEKFYQCDKYEKSSYQNSALSVHQQCDTGEKSFELTECRKSFYQKAHLIQHQRTHPGEKPYECEECGKSFCSYSHPIHYPGTHMGVNLYECNECGKTFADNSTLRAHQRIHTEEKPFKCNDCERSFAHNSARRAHQRTHTGEKPYECNDCEKTFAHNSTLRAHQKIHTGVKLYKCNECGKTFSQKTRLSTHQRIHTGEKPYGCSECGKTFSQKSYLSGHERIHKGEKPYECNECGKTFVYKAALIVHQRIHTGEKPYECNECGKTFSQRTHLYAHQRTHTGEKPYECKECGKTFADNSALRAHQRIHKGEKPYECSECGKTFSKTSHLRAHLRTRTGEKPYECNECGKTFSQKSYVSAHQRIHTGEKPYECNICGKPFAHNSTLRVHQRIHTGVKSYKCNECGKTFSQKSHLSAHQRIHTGEKPYECNECGKAFAQNSTLGVHLRIHTGERPYKCYECGKTFVRKAALRVHHTRMHSREKTLACNEFGMC